The following nucleotide sequence is from Pedobacter sp. PACM 27299.
AAGACAAGCTATCAAACAGGAAAACGAAGGTAGGGTCATGCAATTGAAACAAATTGACATTTCAATCGGAAGAATGAATGAGAGCCTGGAAACCATCCGACAAAATATAGAAAACATGACAATTAAGGCTCCTGTAGCCGGTCGTCTCTCCTCTTACGATCCGGTTATAGGTAAGTCTTATTCTCCTAATGAGATGCTGGGTAAGATTGATGTCATGCAAGGTTATAAATTACAGGCCAGTGTAGACGAATATTATGTAAACAGAGTGAAAGAAGGGCAAACTGCCAGTGTGGAGTTCAATGGTAATACCTATAAGTTAGTGGTTAGGAAAGTAATTCCTGAGGTAACTGCCGGACAGTTTCAGGTGGAGCTTGTGTTTGAAGGCAAAGCACCGGAAGACCTGAGAAGAGGTTTGTCTATGCAGGTGAAACTGACCTTGTCTGACAATAGTAAATCATTGCTGATTGCTCAGGGACAGTTTTTCCAAAGCACTGGAGGTACCTGGGTATTTGTCCTGAAAGATGGGAAAGCAACCAAGAGAAATGTGAAGATTGGCCGTAAAAACCATAAATATTATGAAGTATTGGAAGGACTGCAAAAAGGAGAGGATGTGATTACTTCATCTTACGATCAGTTTAATCAATATGATATTGTAGAAGTGAGTAAATAAGATAAATTTAGGTTAGTTAGCCCGCGGTTTGCGTTGACCCGGGCGCTCATCTACTAAAAAGAAACCCTGAAAGAAAAAATATAGCCATGATAAAAATTGAAAACCTGGAGAAAGTTTACAAAACTGAAGAAATTGAAACAACCGCTTTGAATGGAATTAACCTTCATGTGAAAGAAGGAGAGTTTGTCTCTATTATGGGACCATCCGGATGCGGTAAATCTACCCTTTTAAATGTGATGGGCTTACTGGATAAACCAGAAAGCGGCAGCTATAAATTTATAGATACGGAACTGCTGAAACTAAACGATAAAGAACGTTCTAATTTCAGAAAACGCAATATGGGATTTGTGTTTCAGAACTTCAACCTAATTGATGAACTGACCGTTTTTGAAAATATTGAACTGCCTTTGATTTACAATAAAGTAGCTGCTCCGGAGCGCAAGCGTCTGGTGAATGAAATCATCGAGAGGATGAATATCGTGAATAGAAGCGGGCACTTTCCTCAGCAGCTTTCCGGTGGACAGCAGCAGCGTGTGGCCGTAGCCAGAGCACTGGTGACTAAACCTAAATTGGTACTTGCGGATGAGCCAACCGGTAACCTGGATAGTTCTCATGGTAATGAAGTAATGGAATTGCTGTGTGAACTTAACGAAACAGGAACTACCATCGTTATGGTGACCCACTCTTCTCATGACGCCAGTTTCTCCAACCGCATCATCAACTTAAAAGATGGTCATGTGATCTCAGAGAAAATTAATAAGACCCGTACCGAAGAATTAATTTAAAATATCAAATCCTGATGTTCCGACTCAACCTCAAAATCGCTATGCGCAACCTTTGGAAAAACAAAGGATATACGCTGATTAACATTCTTGGTTTAAGTATCGGTTTGGCCGTTTTTTGTGTCATACTGCTATTTGTAAACCATGAAACCAGTTATGATCGTTTTGATCAGGCTATGGACCGCGTATATCGTTTAGGCTACCATAAAGGCGAGAAAAAATCGGATTATTTCTCTTATATGGATGCTGGATTGATTAAATCCAATGAGCCGGCGGTAGAAGATTTTACTGTGATTGAATCGCCAAGGAACGACCAGGAGATGTTGGTAGAAAGTAATCAGCAGGCATTTTACCTGAATAAAATCATTAGAGCAGATGCGAATTTCTTTAAATTCTTTCCATTTGTTTTGCTGGAAGGAACTAAGCATACGGTGTTCTCAAACACCAATAGTATCGTGTTGAGCAAAGCGCTGACTGAAAAATTGTTCGCTGGGAAAGAGGCTATTGGACAAACCCTGAAAACTAAAGATATTTTCAATCAAACCACTACTTATACCGTTACCGGAGTTTTAGACGAACAGAAAAGTGCTTCTCATTTAGATATGAATGCCTGTGTATATACCGCTAAAAGCGATTTTCAGAAAACGGAAGGGTATGGTGTTTACAATATTTATTTCCGTTTGAAACCTGGAGCAGATCTGGCATCGGTAGATCAAACGGTAAACAGGCTAATTTCAGATAAATGGGCTAAGAAAGCAGGACTTGCCCTAGCCGGAAAATCAGCATCAAGTGATGCAAAGGTGGAAACATCTACTTCAAAAGATAAATCCCTTCCTGAAGGGGCTTTTTTAGAGAAGAGTCAGAACATTCACCTTTATCCTAAAATGGATGTGGGCAGCAACCTCCAGGTCATCAATATTCTTGGATTTCTGGCCATATTTATCCTGGTTCTGGTAGGCATTAATTTTACTAATCTATTGGTTGCAAGATCTTTTAAGCGTGCTAAAGAAGTAGGAATTAGAAAAGTATTGGGCGCGCAGGTACCCGCCATTATGACTCAGTTTTTGGTAGAAGTGATGGTCCAGCTATTCGCTGCATTTTTAATTGGAATGGTATTGATGGAATTCATGCTGCCCATCTTTAATGGCATGCTCGATTTGTCTTTAACCTTTTGGACCAACCCCTCCATCTCGGGGATTTTAGCTCAGATTGGCCTGGTTTTACTAGGCACCTTATTGTTTACAGGAGCCTATCCAGCATGGTATCTTTCGCGTTTTGAACCTGCAAAAGTATTAAAAGGAGACATCAGCAGGAGTCAGGGGGGCAACCGTCTGAGGAATGGCCTATTGGTATTACAGTTCGCTATATCTGTGATATTTTTGGCAGGAATGCTATTGGTGAAGGAGCAGGTAAATTTCATCAGGAAACAGGATCCCGGTTTTAATGCAGCACAGGTGCTGGCGATAAAAGCACAGACGACGCCAACAGCTTATGAAAACTATAACCGATTGAAAAGTCGTTTAGAAGCAGTTCCAGGGGTAACGCTTGTTTCTAAAACTACCTTTTTACCCGGCGCTCAGCTCCCGATTACGTTAGGGTTAAACCACAATGGAAATGTAGTACAAACGAAAAAAATTGCCGCATCCATTGGATATTTCGACGTGATGAACATTCCAATCCTGCAGGGCAGAGCCTATACAGGAAAATTTAGCAGCGATACCACGGATGCAATTGTCTTGAATGAGGCAGCGGTGAAAGCTTTAGGTATCAGTGATCCTATTGGTAAGACTGTCAGTTTTGAAAACAATAAATATGATAAATACACGACCAGGAAAATTATTGGCGTGGTAAAAGATGTGAACATGCAAGGCTTCGAAGTGGGAGTGGCTCCAGCCTTTTATGTCCCTGATCTAATGATGGGCGGAGGCTGGCAAAATCAGATTCTCGTTCGCTTAAAGGAGGGAGAGATCCAGAAAACGATGGCTGCGGTAAAAAACGTATGGGCAGAAATAGAACCAGGTTATCCAATGTCTTATGTGTTCGTAGACGAACAATTTAACCTGAGCTATGGAAAGTATATTAGATTGAGTGAACTGTTCAGCGCTTTTACCTTTTTATCGGTCTTCATCACCATCATGGGACTGTTGGCATTGGTGGCTTTGATGACCGCTCAGCGAACCAAAGAAATCGGCATCAGGAAAGTGCTGGGAGCCTCAGAATTGAACATCATCATGATGCTGAATAAGTCATTTGTTAAACTGGTCTTTATTGGCAATATCCTGGCTTTACCAGTGGTATATATCCTGATGAAAAGCTGGTTGGACAGTTTTGCGTATCGCATGGAAATGCCGGTTTGGCCATACTTGCTGGCAGTGCTGACTTCGATATTGCTGGCAATGCTGACGGTGTCCATGCAAACTTTTAAAACAGCCAGGAAAAACCCGGTTGATGCCCTTAAATACGAATAATTAAAGTAGAAATATTAATATGTTCAGACTTAACCTTAAAATCGCATTGCGTAACCTTTGGAAAACCAAAGGTTATACCTTGTTGAATATCTTCGGGCTATCCATCGGTCTTGCAGGATTTATCATCATCCTTCTGTACGCAAATCTGGAAAAAAGTTATGATACCTGGAACCCGGAGGCGAAAAATGTATACCGTCTTTCTATTAAATGGGGCCCAGATCAGGACGAGTATTCCTCCAGTCCAGCTGAATTAGCACCTGCGTTAAAGGAAATGACCCCTGAAATTGAAGATTATGGGCGTTATTACGTATGGGATAGCTATCAGCGATTGCTGACTGCTGGTTCTAAAGAGATGTACGTAGACCATATTCTTGGGGTAGACAGTAACTGGTTTAACCTGTTCCCTTATAAATTCATTTACGGAGATGCGAAGTCATCCATCCTATCGAATAATCAGATTGTCCTGAGCCAGCCGGTAAGTGAAAAGTTCTTTGGGAAAACGAATCCTGTAGGACAGTCTTT
It contains:
- a CDS encoding ABC transporter permease — protein: MFRLNLKIAMRNLWKNKGYTLINILGLSIGLAVFCVILLFVNHETSYDRFDQAMDRVYRLGYHKGEKKSDYFSYMDAGLIKSNEPAVEDFTVIESPRNDQEMLVESNQQAFYLNKIIRADANFFKFFPFVLLEGTKHTVFSNTNSIVLSKALTEKLFAGKEAIGQTLKTKDIFNQTTTYTVTGVLDEQKSASHLDMNACVYTAKSDFQKTEGYGVYNIYFRLKPGADLASVDQTVNRLISDKWAKKAGLALAGKSASSDAKVETSTSKDKSLPEGAFLEKSQNIHLYPKMDVGSNLQVINILGFLAIFILVLVGINFTNLLVARSFKRAKEVGIRKVLGAQVPAIMTQFLVEVMVQLFAAFLIGMVLMEFMLPIFNGMLDLSLTFWTNPSISGILAQIGLVLLGTLLFTGAYPAWYLSRFEPAKVLKGDISRSQGGNRLRNGLLVLQFAISVIFLAGMLLVKEQVNFIRKQDPGFNAAQVLAIKAQTTPTAYENYNRLKSRLEAVPGVTLVSKTTFLPGAQLPITLGLNHNGNVVQTKKIAASIGYFDVMNIPILQGRAYTGKFSSDTTDAIVLNEAAVKALGISDPIGKTVSFENNKYDKYTTRKIIGVVKDVNMQGFEVGVAPAFYVPDLMMGGGWQNQILVRLKEGEIQKTMAAVKNVWAEIEPGYPMSYVFVDEQFNLSYGKYIRLSELFSAFTFLSVFITIMGLLALVALMTAQRTKEIGIRKVLGASELNIIMMLNKSFVKLVFIGNILALPVVYILMKSWLDSFAYRMEMPVWPYLLAVLTSILLAMLTVSMQTFKTARKNPVDALKYE
- a CDS encoding ABC transporter ATP-binding protein — its product is MIKIENLEKVYKTEEIETTALNGINLHVKEGEFVSIMGPSGCGKSTLLNVMGLLDKPESGSYKFIDTELLKLNDKERSNFRKRNMGFVFQNFNLIDELTVFENIELPLIYNKVAAPERKRLVNEIIERMNIVNRSGHFPQQLSGGQQQRVAVARALVTKPKLVLADEPTGNLDSSHGNEVMELLCELNETGTTIVMVTHSSHDASFSNRIINLKDGHVISEKINKTRTEELI
- a CDS encoding efflux RND transporter periplasmic adaptor subunit yields the protein MDKIIQKKRFNKKTILTIVGVVVLVGLVAYGYSLSLNKVYKADAEKITINQVSFGDFEDVVLLNASVVPLTSVIVSSPEGGTVAEIFTENGASVVKGTPLLRITNPNALSSYTSSETSITEQINQLRKLRLDLEQNQRVMGQDMMDIENSLRTATRKYKIDSALFKKNVITREEFNTSSQDYEYYQGRRGILRQAIKQENEGRVMQLKQIDISIGRMNESLETIRQNIENMTIKAPVAGRLSSYDPVIGKSYSPNEMLGKIDVMQGYKLQASVDEYYVNRVKEGQTASVEFNGNTYKLVVRKVIPEVTAGQFQVELVFEGKAPEDLRRGLSMQVKLTLSDNSKSLLIAQGQFFQSTGGTWVFVLKDGKATKRNVKIGRKNHKYYEVLEGLQKGEDVITSSYDQFNQYDIVEVSK